One Gloeothece verrucosa PCC 7822 DNA window includes the following coding sequences:
- a CDS encoding UDP-glucuronic acid decarboxylase family protein: MRILVTGGAGFIGSHLIDRLMEEGHEVLCLDNFYTGHKRNILKWLDHPYFELVRHDITEPIRLEVEQVYHLACPASPVHYQSNPVKTIKTNVIGTLYMLGLAKRVNARFLLASTSEVYGDPDVHPQTEEYRGNVNCIGPRACYDEGKRVAETLAFEYYREHKLDIRVARIFNTYGPRMQENDGRVVSNFIVQALKGEPLTVYGDGSQTRSFCYVSDLVDGLIRLMNGPYVGPVNLGNPGEYTILELAQMIQNRINPDSELVYKPLPEDDPKQRQPDITRAKNWLGWEPKVPLAEGLQLTIEDFQQRLGK, from the coding sequence ATGAGAATCCTTGTTACGGGCGGTGCTGGTTTTATCGGTTCCCATCTAATTGATCGGTTGATGGAAGAAGGACATGAAGTCCTCTGCTTAGATAACTTTTATACAGGCCATAAGCGGAATATCCTCAAATGGCTGGATCATCCCTATTTTGAATTGGTGCGGCATGATATCACTGAACCGATTCGCTTAGAAGTGGAGCAAGTTTATCATCTAGCTTGTCCGGCTTCTCCAGTGCATTATCAGTCTAATCCAGTCAAAACCATTAAAACCAATGTAATTGGAACTTTATATATGTTAGGGTTGGCCAAACGGGTTAACGCCAGATTCTTATTAGCTTCTACTTCTGAAGTATATGGCGATCCAGATGTGCATCCCCAAACCGAAGAATATCGAGGTAATGTCAATTGTATCGGGCCGCGTGCTTGTTACGACGAAGGAAAGCGAGTGGCTGAAACCCTAGCCTTTGAATATTATCGAGAACATAAACTAGATATACGGGTAGCCCGAATTTTTAACACTTACGGGCCTCGTATGCAAGAAAATGATGGACGTGTCGTCAGTAATTTTATCGTCCAAGCACTTAAAGGAGAACCCTTAACTGTTTATGGGGATGGCTCTCAAACCCGCAGTTTCTGCTATGTTTCTGATTTAGTAGATGGGTTAATACGATTGATGAATGGTCCGTATGTCGGACCAGTAAATTTAGGGAATCCCGGTGAATATACTATTCTCGAATTAGCTCAAATGATCCAAAATAGAATTAATCCGGATAGCGAGCTAGTTTATAAACCACTACCGGAAGATGATCCTAAACAACGACAACCTGATATTACCCGGGCTAAAAATTGGTTGGGTTGGGAACCTAAAGTTCCTCTAGCAGAAGGACTACAATTAACCATTGAAGATTTTCAACAACGTTTAGGGAAATAA